From a single Bacillus gobiensis genomic region:
- a CDS encoding uracil-DNA glycosylase codes for MKQLLNDSWWNQLKEEFAAPYYLELRELLKKEYNNQTIYPNKDHIFNALHYTTYEDVKVVILGQDPYHGPNQAHGLSFSVQKGVRQPPSLKNIFLELKEDIGCSLPNHGSLESWAKQGVLLLNTVLTVRKGQANSHKGIGWETLTDRIIDVLNMREKPVVFILWGRHAQMKKERIDTSRHFIIESPHPSPFSAHKGFFGSKPFSQANHYLEKINEKPVDWCIEDE; via the coding sequence ATGAAGCAACTGCTGAACGACAGCTGGTGGAACCAGTTAAAAGAAGAATTTGCAGCACCCTATTATCTGGAACTGAGAGAACTATTAAAAAAAGAATATAACAATCAAACCATATATCCTAATAAGGATCATATTTTTAATGCCTTGCACTATACCACATATGAAGACGTAAAAGTGGTGATTCTTGGACAGGATCCATATCATGGGCCGAACCAGGCACATGGACTTAGTTTTTCTGTACAAAAAGGCGTTAGGCAGCCCCCTTCGCTAAAAAATATATTTCTGGAGCTGAAGGAGGATATTGGCTGCAGCCTGCCGAACCACGGGTCACTAGAAAGCTGGGCAAAACAAGGGGTTTTGCTGTTAAATACGGTGCTTACGGTACGAAAAGGCCAGGCTAATTCCCACAAAGGAATAGGCTGGGAAACCCTCACTGACCGTATCATTGACGTCCTAAATATGAGAGAAAAACCAGTCGTCTTCATTCTATGGGGAAGACATGCGCAAATGAAAAAGGAACGGATTGATACGTCCAGGCACTTTATTATCGAATCCCCGCATCCGAGCCCTTTTTCAGCGCATAAAGGCTTTTTCGGCAGCAAGCCATTTTCACAGGCCAATCATTACTTGGAAAAAATCAATGAAAAGCCGGTTGATTGGTGTATTGAGGACGAATAG
- a CDS encoding glycosyltransferase family 2 protein — MKLSIVIVTHNRLEELCELLETIAGQSVKANEIVIVNDAGESVETVKALYNELPITILNLKENVKHVRARNEGVKQASGDVIMLFDDDDLMTPGHIERMLKALESSDFAYSDAEIVSFQDKNKTRYPVSRKLFAYTFDIEEMRKFSTYVPSGSVYKRSIHEKIGAFDPEMHNYWDWDFFLRVSKEGFTIKRVPTASVIYAFSDNGDNQSAELHGARENYLKALCEKHQLGDLPTKNFAVLLEEPAVKKRESASERVWDGEPVKSRLVDGQ, encoded by the coding sequence ATGAAGCTTTCAATTGTCATTGTTACCCATAACCGACTAGAAGAACTTTGTGAGTTGCTTGAAACCATTGCCGGCCAATCGGTGAAAGCAAATGAAATTGTGATCGTAAATGATGCAGGGGAATCTGTGGAGACTGTAAAAGCTCTTTACAATGAACTGCCTATTACGATCCTAAACCTTAAAGAAAATGTGAAGCATGTTAGAGCAAGAAATGAAGGAGTTAAACAGGCATCGGGAGACGTCATTATGCTCTTTGATGACGATGATTTAATGACACCCGGCCATATTGAACGGATGCTGAAAGCCTTGGAATCTAGTGATTTTGCTTATTCTGATGCGGAAATTGTCTCATTTCAAGATAAAAATAAAACGCGCTATCCAGTAAGCAGAAAGCTTTTTGCCTATACGTTTGATATTGAGGAAATGAGGAAATTTTCAACCTATGTCCCATCAGGAAGTGTTTATAAGCGCAGTATTCATGAGAAAATAGGAGCTTTTGACCCTGAAATGCACAATTATTGGGACTGGGACTTTTTCCTTCGTGTCTCAAAAGAAGGCTTTACGATCAAAAGGGTACCCACAGCTAGTGTGATCTATGCCTTTTCAGACAATGGTGATAACCAGTCAGCCGAGCTTCACGGAGCACGGGAAAACTATTTAAAAGCCTTATGTGAAAAACACCAATTAGGTGATCTTCCAACAAAAAATTTCGCTGTCCTGCTGGAGGAGCCGGCCGTGAAAAAAAGAGAATCCGCAAGCGAAAGGGTATGGGATGGTGAACCGGTGAAATCAAGGCTGGTCGACGGTCAGTGA
- a CDS encoding PadR family transcriptional regulator, with protein MFNRELVKGSTAILILQLLKEREMYGYELVKEMNQRSENTLQMKEGTLYPSLHKLERQGYVLSYWEKQEKGPDRKYYKLSSEGARLLNDRVSEWKEFSSMMNKMLKKEFANEE; from the coding sequence ATGTTTAACCGTGAACTAGTGAAGGGAAGCACTGCCATTCTCATTCTTCAGCTCTTGAAGGAACGAGAGATGTATGGCTATGAGTTGGTTAAGGAAATGAACCAAAGAAGCGAAAATACGCTTCAAATGAAAGAAGGCACATTGTATCCATCACTTCATAAGCTTGAAAGGCAAGGATATGTTCTTTCTTATTGGGAAAAGCAAGAAAAAGGTCCGGACCGTAAATATTATAAGCTCTCAAGCGAAGGAGCACGGCTTTTGAATGACAGAGTTAGCGAGTGGAAGGAATTTTCAAGCATGATGAACAAAATGCTGAAAAAGGAATTTGCAAATGAAGAGTAA
- a CDS encoding bifunctional hydroxymethylpyrimidine kinase/phosphomethylpyrimidine kinase has product MSMQKALTIAGSDSSGGAGIQADLKTFQEHNVYGMTALTVIVSMDPDNNWNHQVFPIDIETIKAQISTIVDGIGIDAMKTGMLPTVEIVELAANTIKSKQLKNVVIDPVMVCKGANEVLYPELAAALRDLLTPVATVITPNLFEAGQLSGLGEITTIEQMKEAAKAIHERGAKYVLITGGGKLEHEKAVDLLFDGETYEVLEGERIDTLNTHGAGCTYSAAITAELAKGADVEEAVYSAKKFITDAIRHSFPINQYVGPTKHSAWRLDGSN; this is encoded by the coding sequence ATGTCAATGCAAAAAGCACTTACTATCGCAGGATCCGATTCGAGTGGCGGAGCAGGAATCCAAGCTGATTTAAAAACATTTCAAGAACATAATGTTTACGGAATGACCGCACTAACGGTTATTGTATCCATGGATCCGGATAATAATTGGAACCATCAGGTTTTCCCTATAGATATTGAAACGATTAAAGCCCAGATTTCAACCATTGTGGACGGGATCGGGATTGACGCAATGAAAACGGGAATGCTGCCGACAGTAGAAATTGTTGAGCTTGCTGCCAATACCATCAAATCAAAACAATTGAAAAATGTTGTGATTGATCCAGTTATGGTTTGTAAGGGAGCAAACGAGGTTCTTTACCCTGAACTAGCAGCAGCCTTGCGTGATCTGTTAACACCTGTTGCCACGGTGATTACTCCCAACTTATTTGAAGCTGGACAATTGAGCGGTTTAGGAGAAATTACAACCATAGAGCAAATGAAGGAAGCAGCGAAAGCTATCCATGAACGTGGAGCGAAGTATGTTCTTATTACCGGCGGGGGTAAGCTTGAGCATGAAAAAGCAGTAGACTTACTTTTCGATGGAGAGACATACGAAGTCCTTGAGGGTGAACGAATTGATACGTTGAACACGCATGGCGCAGGCTGCACCTATTCTGCAGCAATTACAGCAGAGCTTGCAAAAGGGGCAGATGTGGAGGAAGCTGTTTATTCAGCGAAGAAATTTATCACAGATGCTATTCGCCACTCCTTTCCAATTAACCAATATGTCGGTCCGACGAAGCACTCTGCATGGAGACTTGATGGATCAAACTAG
- a CDS encoding DUF2489 domain-containing protein yields the protein MNNRRQKITPYRIEVIANHIQDKQEEYKEVLMRIRKLISESEEEDVLYKEVKERLSRTYDQMKEYALFLQSIEAYLRKSAHQLKTK from the coding sequence ATGAATAACCGAAGGCAGAAAATAACCCCGTATCGAATAGAAGTAATTGCGAATCATATTCAAGATAAACAAGAAGAGTATAAGGAAGTGCTCATGCGCATACGAAAACTGATTTCAGAAAGCGAAGAAGAAGATGTGCTTTATAAAGAGGTAAAAGAAAGGCTCTCACGAACTTATGATCAAATGAAGGAATATGCGTTATTCTTACAATCAATTGAAGCCTATCTTAGAAAGTCGGCTCATCAATTGAAAACAAAATAA
- a CDS encoding S8 family serine peptidase, giving the protein MKKSLIKYSTFFIALVFVLSTFIPGVQALSVSAQASTELNKAKIFGEIDTTSDKQTTVMVELKEKSMVEAKKTGKKQTKATLKAARDTAKNKAAKSVRNGKVNREYEHVFSGFSMKLPASEVPKLLAIEEIKAVYPNVEYTTDDIKGGDVAVPQDAVSPQMDKSAPYIGADKAWESGYTGKGVTVAVIDTGVDYTHPDLKNNFGAYKGYDFVDNDYSPQETPVGDPRGEATQHGSHVAGTVAANGTIKGVAPDASLLAYRVLGPGGSGSTEDVVAGIERAVLDGADVMNLSLGNSLNNPDWATSIALDWAMSEGVAAVTSNGNSGPDNWTVGSPGTSREAISVGATQLPFTEYSVNFAPYASAKVMGYNNEDDIGTLNNKDVELVFAGIGDKSDFEGLDVEGKVAVVQRGVLPFVDKSDNAKAAGAIGVVVYNNVPGEIAPNVPGISLPTIKLSKEDGEALVSDMNNGNTSANFSFAVEREVGELMADFSSRGPVIDSWMIKPDISAPGVNIVSTVPTHDPANPYGYASMQGTSMASPHVAGAVALLKEAKPEWTVDKLKATLMNTADKLTDPDGNIYPHNTQGTGSVRIVDAINTETIVSPATYSFGTYMKDKGKQTKRHSFTIENLSNIRKAYTMEYTFEGEGANGIKIKGTTDRVVVPANKKGKAHMSVQVNAKKAKAGTYEGNILVREGGKIVVEVPTLLIVKEPDYPRVTSVEVLPGVTEGSYAIEAYYPGGAEETAFLVYDAELNFIGEAGTYKKVGKGYQTFNWDGKVNGTDDLAPGEYYLLAYAIKAGKSSQVLTEEPFIVE; this is encoded by the coding sequence TTGAAAAAAAGTTTAATCAAGTATTCTACATTTTTTATTGCACTCGTTTTTGTATTGTCCACATTTATACCGGGTGTGCAGGCTCTATCCGTTTCTGCTCAGGCATCCACCGAACTAAACAAAGCTAAAATTTTCGGGGAGATTGATACAACTTCCGATAAACAAACTACGGTTATGGTAGAACTGAAAGAAAAATCGATGGTTGAAGCCAAAAAAACGGGCAAGAAACAAACAAAAGCTACATTAAAGGCAGCAAGAGATACCGCGAAAAACAAAGCAGCGAAATCCGTTAGAAACGGAAAAGTAAATCGTGAATATGAGCATGTTTTTTCCGGTTTCTCCATGAAGCTTCCGGCAAGCGAAGTACCAAAGCTGCTTGCAATAGAGGAAATTAAAGCTGTCTATCCGAACGTAGAATATACAACTGACGACATAAAGGGCGGTGATGTTGCCGTTCCGCAAGATGCGGTCAGTCCGCAAATGGATAAAAGCGCCCCATACATAGGTGCAGATAAAGCCTGGGAGTCGGGCTATACAGGAAAAGGCGTGACGGTTGCTGTTATTGACACAGGTGTTGATTACACACATCCGGACTTAAAAAACAACTTTGGAGCTTACAAAGGCTATGATTTTGTCGATAACGATTACTCTCCGCAAGAAACACCAGTGGGAGACCCTCGCGGTGAAGCAACCCAGCATGGTTCTCACGTAGCTGGAACGGTAGCAGCGAACGGTACGATTAAAGGAGTGGCGCCAGATGCTTCACTTCTTGCTTATCGCGTATTGGGTCCTGGAGGCTCTGGTTCGACAGAGGATGTTGTCGCGGGAATTGAACGTGCTGTCTTGGATGGTGCAGATGTAATGAATCTATCATTGGGCAACTCATTGAATAATCCAGATTGGGCGACAAGTATAGCACTTGACTGGGCAATGTCTGAAGGCGTGGCAGCCGTAACCTCAAACGGTAACAGCGGTCCTGATAACTGGACAGTCGGTTCGCCAGGAACTTCAAGAGAAGCTATTTCAGTCGGAGCCACTCAGCTCCCCTTTACAGAATATAGTGTAAACTTTGCCCCGTACGCATCCGCCAAGGTTATGGGGTATAACAACGAAGATGATATTGGGACTTTGAACAATAAAGATGTCGAGCTTGTTTTCGCTGGAATCGGTGATAAAAGCGATTTTGAAGGCTTAGACGTGGAAGGAAAAGTTGCTGTAGTACAAAGAGGCGTTTTGCCATTTGTCGATAAATCCGATAATGCAAAAGCAGCAGGAGCTATAGGTGTTGTTGTCTATAACAACGTACCCGGTGAAATAGCGCCGAACGTTCCGGGCATATCACTTCCTACGATCAAATTATCCAAGGAAGATGGCGAAGCTCTTGTAAGTGATATGAACAATGGCAATACATCTGCTAATTTTTCCTTCGCAGTGGAAAGGGAGGTTGGCGAATTAATGGCTGATTTCTCTTCTCGCGGTCCGGTAATTGATAGCTGGATGATTAAGCCTGATATCTCAGCTCCAGGAGTTAATATCGTTAGTACGGTGCCGACTCATGACCCAGCCAATCCATATGGATATGCTTCCATGCAAGGAACAAGCATGGCGTCGCCTCACGTGGCAGGAGCAGTGGCCTTGCTTAAAGAGGCAAAGCCAGAATGGACAGTCGACAAGCTGAAAGCGACTCTTATGAATACTGCTGATAAGTTAACGGACCCGGACGGCAATATCTATCCTCATAATACACAAGGAACAGGCAGTGTACGAATTGTCGATGCAATAAATACCGAAACCATCGTGTCGCCGGCCACCTATTCATTCGGCACTTACATGAAGGATAAAGGAAAACAAACGAAGAGGCATTCATTTACGATTGAAAACCTTTCAAATATCAGAAAAGCTTACACAATGGAATATACATTTGAAGGGGAAGGAGCAAATGGAATCAAAATCAAAGGAACGACGGATCGTGTCGTTGTCCCCGCAAATAAAAAAGGCAAGGCTCATATGAGCGTCCAAGTGAATGCCAAGAAGGCAAAAGCGGGAACATATGAAGGGAATATACTAGTACGTGAAGGCGGAAAAATTGTTGTAGAAGTTCCGACCTTGCTTATCGTAAAAGAACCGGACTATCCTCGAGTCACATCTGTTGAAGTACTGCCTGGCGTCACAGAAGGCTCCTACGCAATCGAAGCCTATTATCCTGGCGGAGCTGAGGAAACAGCATTCCTGGTGTATGACGCGGAGCTTAATTTCATTGGAGAAGCCGGGACATACAAGAAAGTCGGCAAAGGCTACCAGACCTTTAACTGGGATGGAAAAGTGAATGGCACAGACGACCTTGCGCCAGGCGAATATTATCTTCTTGCGTATGCGATAAAAGCAGGAAAATCAAGTCAGGTTTTGACCGAAGAACCTTTTATCGTCGAATAA
- a CDS encoding LLM class flavin-dependent oxidoreductase: MKLSILDQSPISEGSSAEAALKQTIELAKYAEALGYERFWVSEHHFSKSLAGSSPEVLVGAIAAQTKTIRVGSGGVMLQHYSPYKVAENFRVLEGLFPGRIDLGIGRAPGGMPISSMALQESKRRRVDIDPEQLDDLVAYLYDLADENHRYPNLTAAPHIQSAPELWMLGSSGKSAQTAARLGASYTFALFINGEGGEEAVRSYKKKFTSTVAGQKAKAAVAVFVLCAETEKEAENLAVCLDFALLANEQGMLRNGFPSLKTAISYSYSQFEKARVEENRKRMVVGDPQSVKKQLHAIANAYETDELMIVTITHNFQDKLNSYRLLADVILN; this comes from the coding sequence ATGAAGCTCAGTATACTTGATCAATCACCAATATCCGAAGGCAGCAGTGCGGAAGCTGCACTTAAGCAAACGATAGAACTTGCTAAATATGCAGAAGCTCTTGGATACGAAAGGTTTTGGGTTTCGGAGCACCATTTTTCAAAAAGCCTGGCAGGATCAAGTCCGGAAGTACTGGTAGGTGCAATCGCAGCGCAAACAAAAACAATTCGAGTTGGTTCAGGAGGCGTGATGCTTCAGCATTACAGCCCGTACAAGGTAGCTGAAAATTTTCGCGTGCTGGAAGGCTTGTTTCCCGGACGAATTGATCTTGGGATCGGGCGCGCTCCAGGAGGAATGCCGATATCATCAATGGCTCTCCAGGAGTCAAAAAGGCGCCGTGTTGATATTGACCCCGAGCAATTAGATGATTTAGTAGCGTATCTATATGATTTGGCTGATGAGAATCATCGCTATCCCAACCTTACAGCGGCTCCTCATATTCAATCAGCCCCTGAGCTTTGGATGCTCGGTTCATCTGGCAAAAGCGCACAAACGGCAGCCCGGCTGGGAGCCTCCTACACATTTGCCCTTTTTATCAATGGAGAAGGCGGTGAGGAGGCTGTCAGGAGCTACAAAAAGAAATTTACATCCACTGTCGCAGGACAAAAAGCGAAGGCGGCGGTAGCCGTATTTGTATTATGTGCTGAAACTGAGAAAGAAGCAGAGAATCTTGCAGTCTGTCTTGATTTTGCACTGCTTGCCAATGAGCAGGGGATGCTTAGAAATGGATTCCCTTCCCTTAAAACAGCGATTTCTTATTCGTACTCTCAATTTGAAAAAGCAAGGGTAGAAGAAAATCGCAAACGAATGGTTGTCGGTGATCCGCAGAGTGTGAAAAAGCAGCTGCATGCGATTGCTAATGCATACGAAACGGATGAGCTGATGATTGTTACGATTACCCATAATTTTCAGGACAAACTGAATTCATACAGGCTTCTGGCAGATGTAATATTGAATTAA
- the nfsA gene encoding oxygen-insensitive NADPH nitroreductase — MNQIIETILDHRSVRSFTQERLTAEEIKLLVEAAQAASTSSYIQAYSIIGVSDHKLKEKLADYAGNQSYVAENGHFFVFCADLHRHEQIAYEKGVDIKATIESTEAFMIAVIDAALAAQNLAIAAESMGLGICYIGGIRNHLKEVSEILETPEYVLPLFGMAVGHPAQQTDKKPRLPLQSVYHENKYDGESAIAKLAEYDETISSYYRARTDGIRTETWTDQITNRLRHTKRTFMKEFVEEKGFSKR; from the coding sequence ATGAACCAAATCATTGAAACAATATTAGATCACCGTTCCGTTCGTTCGTTTACGCAGGAACGTCTGACGGCAGAAGAAATTAAGCTCCTTGTAGAGGCTGCACAGGCGGCGTCAACATCTAGCTACATACAGGCTTATTCGATTATTGGCGTGAGTGACCATAAGCTAAAGGAAAAACTTGCGGACTATGCAGGAAATCAGAGCTATGTAGCGGAAAATGGACACTTTTTTGTCTTTTGTGCTGATTTACATCGTCATGAGCAAATAGCATATGAAAAAGGAGTCGATATAAAAGCGACAATAGAGAGCACAGAGGCCTTTATGATCGCCGTTATTGACGCGGCTCTTGCTGCACAAAATTTAGCCATCGCTGCAGAATCAATGGGGCTTGGCATATGCTATATCGGAGGCATCCGCAACCATTTGAAGGAAGTATCCGAAATCCTAGAAACGCCGGAATACGTTTTGCCTTTATTCGGTATGGCGGTTGGCCATCCAGCCCAGCAAACAGACAAAAAACCGAGGCTGCCGTTACAAAGTGTGTACCATGAAAACAAATATGACGGAGAATCTGCCATTGCTAAGCTTGCCGAATACGATGAAACAATCTCTTCATATTACCGGGCGAGAACGGACGGAATTCGCACTGAAACATGGACAGACCAGATTACAAACCGGTTGAGACATACGAAACGAACCTTCATGAAGGAATTTGTCGAGGAAAAAGGTTTCAGTAAAAGATAA
- a CDS encoding FtsW/RodA/SpoVE family cell cycle protein, producing MSSTKKQTSPYYQGDLIFIIVAFFLISVVSVYSAVGGGTASKQVLYYLLGILVVIGLLYFDLEQLEKLSLYVYIGFALLCAILLVSPSYIGGIRFAEPVNNAKSWFFLPGFSLQPSEFMKIGIIMYMASVIGKASPKGRRTLKEDIYLLLKIFAIAGIPILLIMQQPDFGTSMVIVFIMGVMIFLSGINWKLIAIIGGSAATIITISFYIVVNFPDFAENVLHIQKYQIDRVMTFISPDQQTADAKLQSENAVKAIGSGELTGNGIGNLKVHVPEAETDFIFAVIGESFGFLGCTILVIFFFYLIYRLVVLTDRIFPFNKFASYFCIGYTALIVIHTFQNIGMNIGLMPITGIPLLFISYGGSSVLAVLIGFAIVYNASYHLSKYQSYMFK from the coding sequence ATGAGTTCAACAAAAAAGCAAACGAGCCCCTACTATCAAGGGGATTTAATATTTATTATTGTAGCGTTTTTCCTTATAAGTGTAGTATCTGTCTATAGTGCGGTTGGAGGAGGCACTGCATCAAAGCAAGTGCTCTATTATCTTTTGGGAATATTAGTGGTTATCGGACTTCTTTACTTTGATTTAGAGCAGCTGGAGAAGCTGAGCTTGTATGTATACATTGGGTTTGCATTACTTTGTGCCATCTTGCTTGTAAGCCCTTCTTACATTGGTGGTATTAGGTTTGCAGAACCGGTAAATAACGCGAAGAGCTGGTTTTTTCTCCCGGGTTTTAGTTTACAGCCGTCAGAGTTTATGAAAATCGGGATCATTATGTATATGGCCTCTGTCATTGGGAAAGCATCGCCAAAAGGAAGACGTACATTGAAAGAAGATATTTATCTTCTTTTGAAAATCTTTGCTATAGCAGGAATTCCGATTCTTCTCATCATGCAGCAGCCGGACTTTGGAACATCGATGGTTATTGTTTTTATTATGGGTGTGATGATTTTTTTATCGGGAATTAATTGGAAATTAATAGCGATTATTGGAGGATCTGCTGCAACGATCATTACGATCTCTTTCTATATTGTGGTTAATTTCCCCGATTTCGCGGAGAATGTATTACATATACAAAAATATCAGATTGATCGTGTAATGACATTTATTAGTCCGGATCAGCAAACTGCGGATGCCAAGCTTCAGAGTGAAAACGCCGTAAAAGCAATTGGTTCAGGTGAATTGACTGGGAACGGCATTGGTAACCTAAAGGTGCACGTACCAGAGGCTGAAACGGATTTCATCTTTGCTGTCATTGGTGAAAGCTTTGGCTTTCTAGGCTGTACCATACTGGTGATATTCTTTTTCTACTTAATTTACCGGTTGGTTGTACTGACCGATCGAATTTTTCCGTTTAATAAATTTGCTTCCTATTTTTGTATTGGATATACAGCGCTGATTGTTATTCATACGTTTCAAAACATTGGCATGAACATTGGCCTCATGCCGATTACCGGGATTCCCCTCTTGTTTATCAGCTATGGAGGAAGCTCTGTGCTTGCCGTGTTAATTGGATTTGCGATCGTATACAACGCCAGCTACCATTTGTCGAAATATCAAAGCTATATGTTTAAATAA
- a CDS encoding YjiH family protein → MGDYLLFIIPSLLGIILFMLPIQTADGVTISIALLSGWLQSLLEGSLPLIMTIIITITFFMTLITKTFQPAFIKNRPFFNQLFNPPAFWFVVRFFGMVFAILTYFQFGTDVIYSEATGGLLLGDLLPVLFSVFLFAGLFLPLLMNFGLLELFGALMTKLMRPVFKLPGRSSIDCVASWIGDGTIGVLLTSKQYEEGFYTKREAAIIGTSFSVVSITFSLVIINQVGLPKMFLPFYLTVLLAGVVAAIVSPRIPPLSRKPDTYINGSSDNDQEVIPKGYTPFTWGLSLAVAKAKTNTNVSRFFREGAKNVLDMWMGVAPIVMALGTAALIVAEFTPIFKWLGMPFTPLLQLLQIPEAAEASQTLVIGFADMFLPSVLATGIESDMTRFIIACVSVTQLIYMSEVGGLLLGSKIPVSFIDLVIIFFVRTLITLPVITLVAHLLF, encoded by the coding sequence ATGGGAGATTATTTACTATTTATTATTCCCTCTTTACTAGGGATTATATTATTTATGCTTCCTATACAAACCGCAGACGGTGTTACGATATCGATTGCCTTGCTTTCCGGCTGGCTGCAATCTCTTTTAGAAGGTTCGCTTCCGCTCATCATGACAATTATTATTACTATTACCTTTTTTATGACGCTGATCACAAAAACTTTTCAGCCGGCTTTTATTAAGAATCGGCCATTTTTTAATCAACTTTTCAACCCGCCGGCATTTTGGTTTGTCGTCCGCTTTTTTGGAATGGTATTTGCGATACTAACGTACTTTCAATTCGGCACAGATGTTATCTATTCAGAAGCAACAGGAGGACTTTTATTAGGTGATCTTCTGCCGGTTTTATTTTCGGTCTTTTTGTTTGCGGGGCTTTTCTTGCCGCTGCTTATGAATTTTGGGCTGCTTGAGTTATTCGGAGCGCTGATGACCAAATTGATGCGGCCGGTATTTAAGCTTCCCGGAAGATCATCAATCGATTGTGTCGCTTCATGGATTGGCGACGGAACGATAGGTGTCCTGTTAACGAGCAAGCAATACGAGGAAGGTTTTTATACAAAGCGGGAAGCAGCAATTATCGGGACAAGCTTTTCTGTTGTCTCCATCACCTTCAGTCTCGTTATCATAAATCAGGTCGGTCTTCCTAAAATGTTTCTTCCTTTTTACTTAACCGTCCTGCTGGCTGGCGTCGTCGCTGCTATCGTTTCCCCTCGTATCCCGCCTTTGTCGCGAAAACCGGATACGTATATCAATGGCAGCAGCGACAATGATCAAGAGGTTATTCCTAAAGGATATACTCCTTTTACATGGGGATTGTCCCTGGCTGTCGCTAAGGCAAAAACGAATACCAATGTAAGCCGCTTTTTTAGAGAAGGCGCCAAAAACGTGCTGGATATGTGGATGGGTGTCGCCCCGATCGTCATGGCGCTCGGGACAGCCGCTCTCATTGTTGCCGAGTTTACGCCAATTTTTAAATGGCTGGGAATGCCGTTTACGCCATTGCTCCAGCTCCTCCAAATCCCTGAGGCAGCTGAGGCGTCGCAAACTCTGGTAATTGGCTTTGCTGACATGTTCCTCCCGTCTGTCCTCGCGACAGGCATAGAAAGCGACATGACGCGATTTATTATTGCGTGTGTCTCAGTAACACAATTGATTTATATGTCGGAAGTAGGCGGACTTTTGCTCGGTTCAAAAATCCCTGTTTCTTTCATCGATTTGGTGATTATCTTTTTCGTACGTACGCTAATAACACTGCCTGTCATTACACTTGTCGCACATTTACTATTTTAA